In Oryza sativa Japonica Group chromosome 8, ASM3414082v1, the sequence ACCGGCGAGACTCCTCGGGCTCAAGCTACAAGAGCGACGTGCACACGACGGACcgaggaaggcggcggggaAGACAGGGAGAGGTGGTGGAGGGCGAACCGGAAGAGGAGTCGACGGCGATGGAGTTGATCGATTCGGGTGGTGACGGCGTCGAGCAGCGTGACCCCCGGAGCTAGGCGAGGTCGACCTCAAGCTATGCGCCTGCTGCCACCGATGCTCGCTCGAACGCTCGCTCACATGGGAGCTCAACGAACTCAGTGCCGTAGAGAGGAAGGCGATCGAAGGACAAACACCTAGAAATTATTCACTAGAGACGACACAACAGAGCAAGCATGAGATCCAACCATCATcgatggtgacatgttgtgcaTGACACCCGGCGATGGCAACCACGCTCGCCGATGAGAAGCAAAACCAACCGCAAATACGATTTGGCTTAATTGTTGCTTGCATTCTTTTGGATGTTATCCCAGCCCTTGCTGCTGAGGGAGTAGATGGTGATACTTCTGTATGTTGTCCTGCATGGGAGAGAAGGGAAGACCGGGAGGGGATCAAAGATGCGGGGCTTGTCTGCGGTGGAGACGGCGTGACATCGGAGGCGGACAGGACGAGGAGGTCCATGTTGCGGCCACTCCAGTAGCGGCGGAGTCGCAGTCGCAGGATCGCAGCACAAGGAAACGACTCACCACAAGGCACCGCCGCCATGCACTTGCCGATGCCGGAGAAGAAATAGAGGGGAGATGAAGAAAGggcgctgacatgtgggccatgtctatttttttatttatttagtgGTTAGCTGCCACGTGGACTCCACATCGGCGAATACCACCCTCGCTGTAGTCTTGAGAGTCTTTTTCACCAGTTTTAATACTTAAAAGAGTTTTTATACCCGGTTTTATAGTTTAGGGATACAAATTAGATCCAACCTAAGAGGCGGAAACCCCAGCATTTCTCATGTATCGAACTCCTATTATGCTTTGATCAATAAAGCTGCGCGGAAAGCCTTTGATCTAATAAAGAGAATCCTCGCCTAAACTGGACGAAATTAAGCCTGGTAATAATTTAATTACCTTGTGCGCCTTGAGCCCTGGGATCTCCCCGTATTAAACCCGCTGCGGCTGTAGTGCATGCGTAATTACAACACAGAGGAATATTTAACTTCATATAATCATATCGtacgcatatatatacatatctaATTAAAAATGCTCAATCTGTGTGCACTGTACAGTACTCACGTTCTCTGCTGATGGGCTGATGCACTGAAGACGGCCCACTATATCCTACAAACAGAGAGTAATTAATATAAACGTCATGAGTTGCCTTCTAACTCGAAGAATGATTGGGTCGGCAACGAGGAGGAACCCAGAAATACAAAGCCCAACTGCCTTAGTATAGGCCACAAGCCTAGCTATAGTGAGGAAGGGATTGTGGTCCGGTAGATATATTTGCTCAAAACATTGTTAGCATGTTATCGACTGGTTGATCTACTATATACTCACACTGGCTAAATGCCATGCTTTTGTATGAAGTATCGACAAAAGAAAATACGTCACAACATTGCTTCAATAAATAAAGCAAAATTTTgtcttctaatatattaattTCTTTACTTACGTTCTTAtcacaacaataacaacaattcTCTATTTAATTCCCCCCTGTACTTCTTGATATCAGCCAATCATAATCATTTTCATTTAATTCCATGTACTTTTTATATATCCGTGCAAAAGAAATTATGGAGTATTATACTCACTTGTTAACTATATGCTGGCAGTATTATCTTGTGTcatttttatattaaatttgaaattacttttctttcaaataaaatttgaaattactTGATAGGTGTAGCGCTCTAGTGCTCAGCCTATCAGCAGGCTAACTAGCTACACCCTTCAGGTTGATATTATTTCATTTTAGGCAAGATTGATGCCAAGCTTTAATTTCTAAACATTTATCTTATAAATCTGAAGAACTTAGAAGGTACttcaacaaaatcatatatttattaatatttttacatatattataataaataaattaatagcggtcaaatttattttttggagACCATGTATTTGTATAAAACAATAAGTATTGTTAACGTGGAGTAGTATATAGTCTGTATGGATCAGAACctgcttttttttagaaaaaaaatataacatgaTAATTTTAGCTTTTGTTGTCTCATAGATCACCATAGTTTGGTGGACGCATCCTAGAGGACCTTACGATGAAATAATTAGTAAAGATAAAAAAGAGAAATGTCCAGCTAAAGTTGTTTATGTGCTTgctgtgcttttttttttttttacatggcgTAGCTAGGTAGGCAGGTAGCCAGTTGCTTTACCTTGCAAGCTGGCAGGCGAGCCTTGTGTCCTGGGATCACCCCATTTCATCCCTCCTGTGGCTGTGGTGTGTAATTAATGAGCAAACAAGAGATTAGATACAATAAAGAGATGTGCCCCTCCACTTCatattataaaatgttttaatttttttctattcgTAAGTTTAaccaattttataaaaaaaaactataggaaCATTTTCAACGCAAAACGAACATACTATCAGAGCTAATTTTTTGCTATAAATGTTactaatttttctataaacttgatcagattttttaaaaaaacactagatctagataaaatttaaagtcaaaatgacttactccatccatccaaaagtctaaaacctatttatttttttatttatccaaAAGTGTAAGGTCTATTTGTAATCTCTAAGTGTTAAATTAAATTAGTGACCAGAACCAAGAAATCATCTTAGTACTTATTGATTGCGCATGCATGTGTACATACTGTACTGATTTTTTTATATGGTGGATAAGTTAATTACTTATTGTTCTTGGTGATAAAAGAATTATGTTTTAGACTttcggatggagggagtataatataagTGAACTTCATAAAGTGTGGCATCGTATGAAAAATTAAGCATCAAATAGACTGCTTAGGTAGAACATACTATCCCACTATTTCTAAATCACATATGAAAAATTTATTAGATATGAAAAAAGACCAAAGTGCTCTTATTAAAGACAAACAGTATTGGAGGGTGGATAGATAAAAAGTATTGAAAGATAATAAAACGTCTCGACTCATGGACTAAGTAAATTTGATTGAAAGATAATTAAGAGTAAgtaaaattatataaatgaatttTGCGGTAAATTTTTTATGTCACAtttggtagttttttttttatgaaactgATGGAGTATATAGGAAAAGGCACAACAAAATAGTGCACATGCACTCATTAGTCTTAACAAGCCACCAGTTTAACAAATGACAAAAAAGAAATTAATGAGGAACCGAGTCAATAATCAAGCTTATATATATCGTAATTATCCCCACAGTGCGCACCTTGATTGTTTTCTTCGGTGCCAGCATGTGGAGAACCAAGCGACCAGTAGCGTGATCCCATGCCTGTAGTTACTTAGCAATTAGCTAGCTTCGTTAGCGACAAGATCATGAGCTTGCAGTGGAGAGATCTAGCTTTTATGACCAGTACCGCACTCCATCTATCTACCAATGCAAGTATGGCGAATTTATAGTAGAGCCAGCACGGAGAGAGGAAGTAGTAGTACAGTTTGTGACGTGAACTAGTCGACGATATCGCACACATACAACCAAAGGTAGCCCAAGTTCTGGGTAACTCCATAATGCAGGAAAACAACAGAATGGTGCTCTCTCCGGTTAACGTTTAGCCAGCACGCACGTACGTCCACACATGCGCTCGATCGCGCGTAAGCCGATAAGGTGATCAATCGATCTGTTTACCATCCATGCATACTGGAGATCAGGCCTATGTCAACTTGTCAACGCTACTGTTCTTTCTGAAAAAGCGCAACTCCAACTTCCAAAATATCTagtattttctttagaaaaataGAAATCCGTTTCTATCTGCAGGTCCGGTAATCTGGTTAATtttgagttatttttttaactgtGGTATGAAGAACGCTTCTCCTCAGGCGCTCGGGCACAAGAGAAAACTCGGGCAGGCAGCAATACTACCTATTGCACACATGCACCCATGCATGCAAGTCcatatctatatgtatatctGACACGGACGCAAGCGTACAACaaacttcaaaatattattttcccATATGACTTATTCAATCGATGATATTATTATACTGTtatattcgttacaattaactTCTCGCATGAGTATATTCtgataaaagtattttttttttcagtggaTCTGTTTATAATGTTGCACATGATGTTTGATCAattcgaattttttttaatatttcacCATGTCACTTGTAAATTTGTATGTGGtgtaattttacatattttagcaAGTATTTTTTTGTGTTTTAGTCTGACATTTCgttgtcgacgagtgatactcgcaGACCGGACGAGTTGAGTATTGGGGTATGTTGGAActaggatctacgtagtacgacatcaagcagataAAAGATAAGGATTATACTAGTTCATGTCCCTTGTCAGGTAATAGCtctagtccagtttatatggggTTGATGATGACGAGAACATATTACAAAGAAAGTAGACGAAACAGATGGTACCGACAAggtctcccggcgacttggc encodes:
- the LOC4345351 gene encoding uncharacterized protein isoform X1 — its product is MGSRYWSLGSPHAGTEENNQATGGMKWGDPRTQGSPASLQGYSGPSSVHQPISREPAAGLIRGDPRAQGAQGYGGPSLLHQPISREPAAGLIRGDPRTQGAPITQGAPDWGNVKQPNSTEGQPRDRGSGHRA